The Rhizobium leguminosarum genome includes a region encoding these proteins:
- the tnpC gene encoding IS66 family transposase, translated as MSLPPLSLPDDLASAHAALLAEREARIRAEAEASSAKAKLSGIEALNAHLQLLIAKLERDKHGPSRERTQRLIDQMELQLEELVADATEDELASEAASAKTQTVRAFTRKRPVRKPWPENIERERLVVDAPTACTHCGSERLSKLGEDTTETLEEVPRRFKIVETVREKFTCRDCGCISQAPAPFHATSRGFLGPNLLSTIVFDKFSEHQPLNRQSRRFRSEGIDLSTQTLADQVGYVSAAVKPLFDMIETHVFAAERLHGDDTTIPILAKGQCITGRIWTYVCDDRPFGGQSPPAAVFYASSDRRGEHPQRHLAEFTGILQADCYNGFNPLFDRSRKQIPVTPAFCFAHARRKFFELADVSRSARRGKGLRPVSATALEAVKRIDALFDIERDINGKSAEERLAVRQEKSKPLLDELEAWFRLELEGLSRSSPVIEPINYMLSRWADFARYADDGRICMTNNAAERALRGVACGRKNWSFAGSERGADRAAIMLTLITTARLNDIDPKAWLADVLTRIADLPVSRLRELLPWEWKRIKAVAISVAA; from the coding sequence ATGTCGTTACCGCCTCTCTCACTGCCGGACGATCTTGCCAGCGCCCACGCCGCGTTGCTGGCGGAACGCGAGGCGCGGATACGCGCTGAGGCTGAAGCGAGCAGTGCAAAAGCAAAACTTTCCGGCATTGAGGCGCTCAACGCCCATCTGCAATTGCTGATCGCCAAGTTGGAGCGCGACAAACACGGTCCGAGCCGGGAGCGCACCCAGCGGCTGATCGACCAGATGGAATTGCAGCTTGAGGAACTGGTCGCTGATGCGACCGAGGATGAGCTTGCGTCAGAGGCGGCCTCAGCGAAAACACAGACCGTTCGTGCCTTCACCCGCAAGCGCCCGGTGCGCAAACCCTGGCCAGAAAATATTGAGCGCGAACGTCTCGTCGTCGACGCGCCGACCGCCTGCACCCATTGTGGCAGCGAGCGTCTGTCGAAGCTTGGTGAGGATACTACCGAGACGCTGGAGGAGGTCCCGCGCCGCTTCAAGATCGTCGAAACCGTCCGGGAGAAATTTACCTGCCGGGACTGTGGCTGCATCAGCCAGGCGCCGGCGCCTTTCCATGCCACGTCGCGCGGCTTCCTTGGCCCCAACCTTCTTTCCACGATCGTCTTCGACAAATTCTCCGAGCATCAGCCCCTGAACCGCCAAAGTCGCCGGTTCCGCAGCGAGGGGATTGATCTGTCAACCCAGACGCTCGCCGACCAGGTTGGCTACGTCAGCGCCGCCGTCAAGCCACTCTTCGATATGATCGAAACCCACGTGTTTGCGGCCGAGCGCCTCCACGGCGATGACACCACCATCCCGATCCTGGCCAAGGGGCAGTGCATTACCGGCCGCATATGGACTTACGTTTGCGACGACCGGCCATTTGGCGGGCAGTCGCCGCCGGCTGCCGTCTTCTACGCCTCCAGCGACCGGCGTGGCGAACATCCGCAACGACATTTGGCCGAGTTCACCGGCATCCTGCAGGCCGATTGCTACAATGGCTTCAATCCGCTCTTCGACCGGAGCAGGAAACAAATCCCGGTAACGCCAGCCTTCTGTTTTGCCCATGCGCGGCGAAAGTTCTTCGAGCTGGCCGATGTCTCTCGCAGTGCCCGGCGGGGCAAGGGCTTGAGGCCTGTCTCTGCGACGGCGCTGGAAGCGGTCAAACGCATCGATGCGCTGTTTGACATCGAGCGCGACATCAACGGCAAAAGCGCCGAAGAGCGCCTTGCCGTGCGCCAGGAAAAGAGCAAGCCGCTGCTCGACGAACTGGAGGCTTGGTTCAGGCTGGAACTCGAAGGCCTGTCGCGATCCTCACCGGTGATTGAACCCATCAACTATATGCTGTCGCGCTGGGCCGACTTTGCCAGATACGCCGACGACGGCAGGATCTGCATGACGAATAACGCGGCGGAAAGAGCCCTGCGCGGGGTTGCATGTGGAAGAAAAAACTGGAGCTTCGCCGGATCCGAGCGGGGCGCCGACCGGGCGGCCATCATGCTGACCCTTATTACGACGGCCCGCCTCAACGACATCGACCCGAAGGCTTGGCTCGCAGATGTGCTGACGCGCATCGCAG
- the tnpB gene encoding IS66 family insertion sequence element accessory protein TnpB (TnpB, as the term is used for proteins encoded by IS66 family insertion elements, is considered an accessory protein, since TnpC, encoded by a neighboring gene, is a DDE family transposase.), translated as MNPFPMGTGVKVWLSTGHTDMRCGFPSLALRVQEVLKHDPLGGHLFCFRGRRGDLVKLIWHDGQGACLFTKKLERGRFIWPNVEGGAVAITPAQLSYLLSGIDWRAPQETWRPTRV; from the coding sequence ATGAACCCGTTTCCGATGGGAACGGGTGTCAAGGTTTGGTTGTCGACCGGACATACAGACATGCGGTGCGGCTTTCCTTCGCTAGCCCTTCGGGTGCAGGAAGTGTTGAAGCATGACCCGCTGGGCGGTCATCTGTTCTGCTTCCGGGGCCGCCGAGGTGATCTGGTAAAATTGATCTGGCATGATGGCCAGGGCGCATGCCTGTTCACGAAAAAATTGGAACGCGGCCGGTTTATCTGGCCGAATGTAGAGGGCGGCGCGGTGGCAATCACGCCGGCGCAGCTTTCTTATTTGCTGTCCGGAATTGACTGGCGAGCCCCTCAGGAAACCTGGCGCCCGACGCGGGTTTGA
- the tnpA gene encoding IS66-like element accessory protein TnpA has translation MDLMNDLTGHFSRMEIVDSGRRRRFTDEAKLAIVAESYNGPRQVTATAQRHGITRWQLNAWRRAAREGRLVHRSTNGFVPAIVVAEPVVANTPPAATVAVPPPVSDHGRMEVVSANDRRVIVGRDVDVDVLLRIMRGLETLR, from the coding sequence ATGGACTTGATGAATGATCTCACCGGGCATTTTAGCCGGATGGAGATTGTCGATAGCGGGCGTCGCCGGCGTTTCACGGATGAAGCGAAGCTAGCGATTGTGGCTGAGAGTTATAACGGCCCGCGGCAGGTGACGGCCACGGCGCAGCGTCATGGGATCACGCGCTGGCAGTTGAATGCCTGGCGCAGGGCCGCCCGGGAAGGACGGCTTGTCCACCGCTCGACAAACGGGTTTGTTCCAGCGATCGTCGTTGCCGAGCCGGTTGTTGCGAACACGCCACCTGCGGCGACTGTCGCTGTGCCGCCGCCTGTCAGCGACCACGGTCGCATGGAGGTGGTGAGTGCGAACGACCGGCGTGTGATCGTCGGTCGGGATGTCGACGTGGACGTCCTGCTGCGGATTATGCGGGGTCTGGAGACGTTGCGATGA
- a CDS encoding siderophore-interacting protein yields the protein MDNNQFKDQASSTPGIERIRHDTRRRLLTVESVVDITPSMRRVILAGDDLADFISLGADDHIKIFIPTADGGEEHRDYTPRRYDNAERRLTIDFALHEAGPVTRWAIDARPGDRLEIGGPRGSAVVSKTVKRWLLIGDETALPAIGRRIEESGAGTVVTTIAAVIGPLEEQTFETSAELYVRWAHRPLSQATDATALLKLLSTVDIKPETFIWVAAEASVTRDIRAYLLERGCPLGWIKASGYWVFGKADTTEKFG from the coding sequence ATGGATAACAATCAATTCAAAGATCAAGCTTCATCGACCCCTGGCATCGAGCGGATTCGCCACGACACGCGGCGGCGCTTACTGACAGTCGAAAGCGTCGTCGATATCACTCCGAGCATGCGCCGGGTCATTTTGGCAGGTGACGATCTCGCCGATTTCATCAGCCTCGGTGCGGACGACCACATCAAGATCTTCATTCCCACAGCCGATGGTGGAGAAGAGCACCGTGACTACACGCCGCGCCGCTATGACAATGCCGAGCGGAGATTGACCATCGACTTTGCCTTGCATGAAGCAGGTCCGGTGACGCGATGGGCGATCGACGCCCGCCCGGGCGACAGGCTCGAGATCGGCGGACCAAGAGGCTCCGCCGTAGTGTCGAAGACCGTAAAACGATGGCTGCTGATCGGCGACGAAACCGCTCTGCCGGCGATCGGCCGCCGGATCGAGGAAAGCGGCGCCGGAACCGTCGTCACCACAATCGCAGCCGTCATCGGCCCGCTGGAAGAGCAGACCTTCGAGACATCAGCCGAACTGTACGTCCGCTGGGCACACCGGCCGCTTTCTCAGGCAACCGATGCCACTGCACTGCTGAAACTCTTGAGCACGGTCGATATCAAACCGGAAACCTTCATCTGGGTCGCGGCGGAAGCCTCGGTGACACGCGATATCCGCGCCTACCTGCTGGAACGAGGTTGCCCGCTCGGCTGGATCAAGGCTTCCGGCTACTGGGTGTTCGGCAAGGCAGATACGACAGAGAAATTCGGCTAG
- a CDS encoding IS5 family transposase (programmed frameshift) encodes MGVLDRLVLRDEQWERIAPHIIGDERTRGSSGRDNRMFVEAVLWIVRTGSPWRDLPEVFGEWNSVFRRFSRWSQKGIWWRMFAAMSDDPDFEYLIVDSTIIRAHQHAAGGKKGAEDQALGRSRGGLSTKIHMVVRGLGCPVRFTLTAGQKGDAPQADALIEGLPAKVVMGDTAYDSDRLRAEIAGKGAVAVIPNNPSRAKKYPLDKDLYAQRHLIECCFSKLKQFRRVATRFEKTARNYQAVVTIAATVLWLR; translated from the exons ATGGGTGTTTTGGATCGATTGGTGCTGCGGGATGAACAGTGGGAGCGGATCGCTCCCCACATCATTGGTGACGAGCGCACGCGCGGTTCGTCAGGCCGCGACAACCGAATGTTTGTGGAGGCCGTGCTTTGGATCGTACGCACTGGCTCGCCCTGGCGTGACCTACCAGAGGTCTTCGGCGAGTGGAACAGTGTCTTCCGCCGTTTTAGCCGCTGGAGCCAGAAGGGTATCTGGTGGCGCATGTTTGCGGCGATGTCAGACGATCCAGATTTTGAATATCTGATCGTCGACTCCACCATCATCCGCGCCCATCAGCACGCTGCCGGCG GCAAAAAGGGGGCTGAAGATCAGGCCCTTGGTCGCTCTCGCGGCGGTCTGAGCACCAAGATCCACATGGTGGTGCGCGGGTTGGGCTGCCCGGTTCGCTTCACACTCACCGCAGGCCAGAAAGGAGATGCACCGCAAGCTGATGCCCTGATCGAGGGACTTCCCGCCAAGGTCGTCATGGGTGATACCGCCTATGACAGTGATCGCCTGCGCGCCGAAATCGCCGGAAAAGGCGCAGTCGCCGTCATCCCCAACAATCCTTCTCGTGCCAAAAAATATCCGCTGGACAAGGACCTTTATGCTCAGCGCCATCTGATCGAATGCTGCTTCTCAAAACTCAAGCAGTTCCGAAGGGTCGCCACGCGCTTCGAGAAAACCGCCCGAAACTACCAAGCTGTCGTCACTATCGCCGCAACCGTGCTATGGCTCAGATAA
- a CDS encoding FAD-dependent oxidoreductase, whose protein sequence is MARVAVIGAGVIGVSSAYLLARAGHDVTLIDAASEPGMGASAGNAAQLSWAYGDAMASPALLKHLPAIAMGRDPAFRIRWQLDRDFFCWGLKFIANTRFRRWWNNTQEILRLAEQSRHELAILLKETDVEFDYRVAGKLHLYADRQSFAAADSSVARKNALGFEQRLLTRVEAEDVEPALAAYQGEIAGAVYTPSDALGDAAGFCRQLTAWMIERGQVSVLFGRRVSSFVQTGGVLTGLRFEDRDELRVDAAIVAAGPQIRSLISDLPEARDIRPIRGYSFTVRRTGLAPSISLTDVKRKLAFAAIGDRFRVAGLADIERPGAGFDARRFDTLKLAASAVLPDLFERSDELMRWSGERPVTPTSRPIIAGSRHIKGLYINAGHGMLGWTLALGSARRVVDLVQQVGGWGRPVL, encoded by the coding sequence ATGGCACGCGTTGCGGTGATCGGCGCCGGCGTCATCGGCGTATCGTCGGCCTATCTTCTGGCCCGGGCGGGGCATGATGTGACACTTATCGATGCGGCAAGCGAGCCGGGCATGGGAGCGAGTGCCGGCAACGCCGCGCAGCTGTCCTGGGCCTACGGTGACGCAATGGCATCACCAGCCCTGCTGAAGCATCTGCCAGCGATTGCGATGGGCCGCGATCCGGCCTTCCGGATCCGCTGGCAACTCGATCGGGACTTTTTCTGCTGGGGCCTGAAATTTATTGCCAATACCCGGTTCAGGCGTTGGTGGAACAATACGCAGGAGATCCTGCGCCTTGCCGAACAATCCCGTCACGAGCTCGCAATCCTGCTTAAAGAAACCGATGTCGAATTCGACTATCGTGTCGCCGGAAAACTGCACCTCTACGCCGATCGGCAAAGTTTTGCTGCCGCCGATTCCAGTGTCGCGCGCAAGAATGCCCTCGGCTTCGAACAGCGCCTGCTGACGCGGGTGGAGGCGGAAGACGTGGAGCCTGCGCTCGCCGCATATCAGGGAGAGATTGCCGGCGCCGTTTATACACCCAGTGATGCCCTTGGCGATGCGGCCGGATTTTGCCGCCAACTCACCGCCTGGATGATCGAGCGCGGGCAAGTCTCGGTGCTCTTCGGCAGGAGGGTCTCGAGCTTCGTCCAAACGGGAGGCGTGCTGACGGGGCTGCGGTTCGAGGACCGCGACGAGCTTCGCGTCGACGCAGCCATCGTCGCCGCAGGACCGCAGATCCGTTCCCTCATATCCGATTTGCCCGAGGCCCGAGACATACGCCCCATCAGAGGCTACTCGTTCACCGTTCGAAGAACTGGCCTTGCACCAAGTATCAGCCTGACCGACGTCAAGCGAAAGCTTGCTTTTGCGGCAATCGGCGACCGTTTTCGTGTCGCCGGACTGGCAGATATCGAGCGTCCGGGGGCCGGTTTTGATGCCAGACGTTTCGACACGCTCAAGCTGGCCGCCTCCGCGGTGCTGCCCGACCTTTTCGAGCGTTCGGATGAACTGATGAGATGGTCGGGCGAGAGGCCTGTGACACCGACCTCCAGGCCCATTATCGCCGGTTCCCGACACATCAAAGGTCTCTACATCAATGCCGGTCACGGCATGCTGGGTTGGACACTCGCATTGGGCTCCGCCCGCCGCGTGGTCGATCTTGTTCAACAAGTCGGTGGCTGGGGCCGCCCGGTGCTATAG
- a CDS encoding Atu1372/SO_1960 family protein — translation MTTETTVATGNARRPATQSHEPRWPVILMTPDVSEAPDAPTETEYVVRANYADAIAEAGGIPLILPYNTRNLASALALADGIVLTGARPGTEVTGARRQFEIQLVEQALKTGKPLLGICHGMQLIGECLGGEFQTELPAAAVSHIPQDIPDVLAHEIILEQGSVLTDWVGKGPARVNSLHRHALAGQGRFRVAARALDGTIEAFEGDTDGFCLGIQWHPEYRLSELDRNIMRAFVDRSAEAAVRKARSASSAGSNRVRARLARLEFALPEASSPPGAFSGAVRTGNIITVSGQVPLKDGVVLRTGHLGACVSIEEGRECARWALLNALAQLEGAAGGFDNILGFVRLAGYVAADAAFERHGAVIDGASELLRELFPDRWAHARIAIGVTSLPRGVPVEVELTAVVGDEA, via the coding sequence ATGACCACTGAAACGACCGTTGCCACGGGCAACGCACGTCGACCTGCAACGCAATCGCATGAACCTCGCTGGCCGGTGATCCTCATGACGCCCGACGTCAGCGAGGCGCCTGATGCTCCGACCGAGACGGAGTATGTGGTGCGCGCCAACTATGCGGATGCCATAGCCGAGGCAGGGGGAATTCCTTTGATCTTGCCTTACAACACCCGGAACCTGGCATCGGCGTTGGCACTCGCCGATGGAATTGTCCTTACCGGTGCGCGGCCAGGGACCGAGGTGACAGGCGCGCGCAGACAGTTCGAAATTCAGCTGGTCGAGCAGGCCTTGAAAACGGGCAAGCCGCTTCTCGGCATATGCCACGGCATGCAACTGATCGGTGAATGCCTTGGGGGCGAATTTCAAACCGAGCTGCCGGCCGCCGCCGTATCCCACATCCCGCAAGATATCCCCGACGTTTTGGCGCACGAGATCATCCTCGAGCAAGGCAGCGTGCTGACCGATTGGGTGGGGAAGGGGCCGGCACGCGTCAACAGCCTGCACCGGCATGCTTTGGCCGGCCAAGGACGCTTCCGTGTCGCCGCGCGGGCGCTGGACGGAACCATCGAAGCATTCGAAGGGGACACGGACGGCTTTTGCCTCGGCATCCAGTGGCACCCCGAATACCGGCTGAGCGAACTCGACAGGAATATCATGAGGGCCTTCGTCGACCGCAGCGCAGAAGCAGCAGTCCGCAAGGCACGCAGTGCTTCATCGGCTGGAAGCAATCGTGTGCGCGCACGACTGGCACGGCTTGAGTTTGCTCTGCCGGAAGCATCCTCGCCGCCAGGCGCATTTTCCGGTGCTGTGCGGACCGGCAATATCATCACCGTTTCAGGTCAGGTGCCGCTGAAGGATGGTGTGGTGCTGCGGACGGGACATCTCGGAGCATGCGTTTCCATCGAAGAGGGGCGAGAATGCGCGCGCTGGGCGCTTCTTAATGCGCTTGCACAGCTGGAGGGGGCTGCGGGCGGCTTTGACAACATCCTGGGCTTCGTCCGGCTCGCGGGCTATGTCGCGGCGGATGCTGCTTTCGAGCGCCACGGCGCCGTAATCGATGGGGCTTCCGAACTGCTCCGAGAGCTCTTCCCGGATCGATGGGCGCATGCCCGCATCGCAATCGGCGTAACATCCCTGCCGCGCGGGGTTCCCGTTGAGGTCGAGTTGACGGCCGTCGTCGGCGACGAGGCTTGA